CGCATTGCATCGGCAGAGCTGCACGGCAGTTGTGCTCCTCTGGTCGAGCCCACGCTGGAACGCTGGTTCGGCAAACCATTTCTGCTGAGTCATCCTGAAGTTAACGAACGATTCCGATCTATCGCAAATGGTACGTCTGTGCCTGGGTTCGTCGGCAGCGCGCGTGCCATTCAATCTCTAAATTATCTTGATCAGGTGGGCGCTATTGAGACTCCTACCACACTTGTTGTCGGATCCAACGATGGCGTGCTTCCTGAAACCATGCGTGAACTTCAGACGCGAATCTCCGACTCAACATTCGCAGTTATTCCGAACGCAGGCCACCTTCCCAATGTAGATCAGCCTGCAGCCTTCAACGAAGCCCTCATGCGCCACTTCGAACGCTACGCACTATGACACTTTTTCTGAATAGATGGAGATATCCCACATGCATCAACACCTGAAGCTTGAACAAAAAGGCCGCTTGCTCCACATCACCCTGAATCGTACCGAGGACAACGGCGTATCTGACAGTATGGCGGCAGCGCTTTCCGACGTCCTGCTCAAGGCGCACGAGACGTCTGATGCAGTACTACTCACGAGTGCCGGCCCCGATTTCTGCACAGGACGCATCAGAGACGCTGGCCCGACCCCCGCAGCCTCGGAGGCTTACACCCGCAGAGATGAATACGACGGCATCTTCGGCAGCTATCAAGCCATGCGAGGTGCCAAGGTACCCATCATTGGTGTGATTAAAGGCAGATGCATGGGATTTGGCACCGCCATTGCCTCGTTGTGCGATGTTAGCTTTGCCAGCGATGCCGCGACCTTCAATATCCCCGAGATCAATCACAACGTCATGCCCACCATGGTCATGTCAGCGGTCTATGACCGGTTAAACCGCAACGCGATACTATGGATGGCTTACTCCGCCGACTTCATTGATGCACAGCGGGCGCTTGTCTATGGTCTGGTAAGTCAGGTTGTTTCAGACAATCGGCTCGACAGCGAAGTGCAACGCTTCATTGACCTGCTGCTGGCACGGCCACGGCCCGCCATTCTTGGACTAAAGGAATACCTGCGCGTGGCGCCTCGTATGGATGAACAGGCCGCCATTGATTACGCAAGAGCACTGCATTCCATGGTAAACACGGCCGCTTCGATGAAAAAGGGGCACTGACTCCCATGGAAATCACCGGAAGCAAGACGCTCGCCGCGTCCCGCCAAACAGTGTGGGATGCGCTCAACAATCCCGATGTTCTCAAACGATGCCTGCCGGGATGCGAATCCGTCGAAAAAATAAATGCCGAGCAATACACGGTCATCATGGCCGCCGCCATCGGTCCTTTGCGTGCTCGCTTCAATGGCACGCTGCGAATGACCGATGCCACGCCTCCCTCGAGCTGCACAATGGTCTTCGAAGGCCAAGGTGGTCCCGTTGGATTTGGCAAGGGTACTTCGTCGGTCGAATTGACCGAAACATCAGATGGAACTCAACTGAGCTATACGGCAAGCGCGCAGGTGGGTGGCAAGCTCGCCCAAGTTGGATCACGGCTTATTGATAGCGTGGCCCGCAAGATGGCCGACGACTTTTTCAAGGCCTTCAAAAAGCAGCTTACGACACCAACTGACAGTCAAGAGGCAGAGGCATCGCAGGTTGTACCTACCACATCACCCGCCAAATCCGAAACGCGTGTTCAAAGCACGGTTACCAGCTGCCATGGTTCATCTTCCTCGACTCATGAAGAGCGTCCCAGAGTGATGGTACCTGGCTGGTGGCTGCTGGTGGCCACGGCCTTAGGATCCGCCCTGACTGTGGTCGGAACGCTGCTGATGCGCTAAGGAGCGTTTACCTGGCTATGGCTATCGGACCTTTGCCAGTATAAATATTCAAAACAATAGGAGACAACAAAATGACACAACCCACGCATTCACGGCGAAAAATGCTCATCGCCTCAGTTAGTGCCGGACTTTGCGCTTTGGTCCACGCGGAATCCTCAAAGGCCGCGGAAGTAGTACGGATCATCGTTGGCTTTCCCCCCGGGCAGGCAACGGACATCGTGGCCAGGTTGCTTGCCGAAAAATTGCAAACAATCACAGGTGACAACTACATTGTTGAAAACAGACCTGGACAAGGGGGCAGTATTGCAATGG
Above is a window of Advenella kashmirensis WT001 DNA encoding:
- a CDS encoding enoyl-CoA hydratase/isomerase family protein — translated: MHQHLKLEQKGRLLHITLNRTEDNGVSDSMAAALSDVLLKAHETSDAVLLTSAGPDFCTGRIRDAGPTPAASEAYTRRDEYDGIFGSYQAMRGAKVPIIGVIKGRCMGFGTAIASLCDVSFASDAATFNIPEINHNVMPTMVMSAVYDRLNRNAILWMAYSADFIDAQRALVYGLVSQVVSDNRLDSEVQRFIDLLLARPRPAILGLKEYLRVAPRMDEQAAIDYARALHSMVNTAASMKKGH
- a CDS encoding SRPBCC family protein, whose translation is MEITGSKTLAASRQTVWDALNNPDVLKRCLPGCESVEKINAEQYTVIMAAAIGPLRARFNGTLRMTDATPPSSCTMVFEGQGGPVGFGKGTSSVELTETSDGTQLSYTASAQVGGKLAQVGSRLIDSVARKMADDFFKAFKKQLTTPTDSQEAEASQVVPTTSPAKSETRVQSTVTSCHGSSSSTHEERPRVMVPGWWLLVATALGSALTVVGTLLMR